In Nicotiana tabacum cultivar K326 chromosome 19, ASM71507v2, whole genome shotgun sequence, one DNA window encodes the following:
- the LOC107827584 gene encoding U-box domain-containing protein 33 isoform X2 codes for MALESPVPEIRQSPVRYPEVDLSGLNLNEEIESPLTPPARVADDMIYVAVGKDLKESEPTLKWALHKSGGRRICILHVHTPAQKIPMMGTKFNIDQLDVHQVRAYHEKERQDMHKILEKYILICGRAGVRADKLVVEMDSIETGIVELVSQRGIGKLVMGAAANKCYSKKMTDLRSKKAIYVRLQAPTFCCIWFVCKGNLIYTRESESERPNTDSVSPPIPVSPENDTVLRSRSVTEGYNEQVGLRGPFNEYRRVASDNHRIIFSGPPSGGTLRANFPSMSSDRSPSVASRFSSSSYGEMVGDSPTISLARTEGNETAIDSSTLHHFILGHHQPSSPSIAESLNDEPAGSMNDELLDRLDQYVAEAEDARREAFEESIKRRKAEKDAIEARRRAKASETIYADELRQRRDIEEALAKSKEEANQMKSKLNKMLADLQAAQAQTSSLERQLLNSDTTVQELEQKMFSAVDLLQKYRKERDELQVERDDALNIAEALREQHSNGSSTTSASVLFAEFYFHEIEEATRRFDPALKIGEGGYGSIYRGLLRHTHVAIKMLHPHSSQGPSEFQQEVNILSKLRHPNIVTLIGACPEAWALVYEYLPNGSLEDRLTCKDNTPPLSWQTRIRVASELCSALIFLHSCTARGIIHGDLKPANILLDANFVSKLSDFGICRVLPEDEFSEKSTSLCYRTDPKGTFAYLDPEFLDTGELTPKSDVYSFGIILLRLLTGRPALGINNEVQYALDKGNLKDLLDPTAGDWPFVQAKQLAHLAMNCCEKNRRLRPELSSEVWKVLEPMRASCGASSFRMSSEERCEIPSYFICPIFQETMQDPVVAADGFTYEAEALRGWLDSGHDTSPMTNLALSNTNLVPNHALRSAIQEWLQQH; via the exons ATGGCATTGGAGAGTCCAGTACCCGAAATCCGACAGAGTCCGGTAAGGTACCCGGAAGTTGATTTGTCGGGTCTGAATTTGAATGAGGAAATTGAAAGTCCATTAACGCCGCCGGCGAGAGTGGCCGACGATATGATATATGTCGCCGTCGGGAAAGACTTGAAGGAGAGCGAACCTACTCTGAAGTGGGCTTTGCACAAATCCGGTGGAAGGAGAATTTGCATTCTTCATGTTCATACTCCAGCTCAGAAGATACCCATGA TGGGTACAAAGTTTAACATAGATCAGTTGGATGTGCATCAAGTCAGAGCATACcatgagaaggaaaggcaagacaTGCACaagattttggaaaaatacatTCTGATCTGTGGACGAGCTGGG GTTCGAGCTGATAAACTAGTTGTTGAAATGGATTCAATTGAGACGGGCATAGTCGAGCTTGTATCGCAGCGTGGTATAGGGAAGCTTGTTATGGGAGCTGCCGCAAACAAGTGCTATTCAAA GAAAATGACTGACCTTAGGTCGAAGAAAGCCATCTATGTGCGGTTACAAGCACCCACATTCTGTTGCATCTGGTTTGTATGCAAAGGGAACCTCATTTATACAAG AGAAAGTGAGTCAGAGAGACCTAATACGGACAGTGTGTCACCGCCAATTCCAGTAAGTCCCGAAAATGATACTGTTCTAAGATCAAGATCTGTTACAGAGGGTTACAACGAACAAGTAGGGCTCAGGGGCCCTTTCAACGAATATCGGAGAGTTGCTTCTGACAATCACAGGATAATCTTCTCTGGACCTCCCTCTGGTGGGACTTTACGGGCTAATTTTCCAAGCATGAGTTCAGATAGAAGTCCCTCAGTGGCTTCACGGTTTTCATCAAGTTCATATGGTGAAATGGTTGGTGATTCACCAACAATTTCCCTTGCAAGAACTGAAGGGAATGAGACTGCAATTGACTCATCCACACTGCACCACTTCATTCTTGGTCATCATCAGCCATCTTCTCCAAGTATA GCAGAGAGTTTAAATGATGAGCCAGCTGGAAGCATGAATGATGAACTATTGGATAGACTTGATCAGTATGTCGCGGAGGCAGAAGATGCAAGGCGAGAAGCTTTTGAAGAATCAATCAAGCGTAGGAAAGCAGAGAAGGATGCAATCGAGGCTAGACGAAGG GCAAAAGCATCAGAAACAATCTATGCCGATGAGTTGAGGCAGAGAAGAGACATAGAGGAAGCACTTGCAAAAAGCAAGGAAGAAGCTAATcaaatgaaatcaaagctaaataAAATGTTGGCAGATCTGCAGGCAGCTCAAGCACAGACATCTTCGCTGGAGCGCCAACTCTTAAATTCTGACACAACggtgcaagagttggaacagaaAATGTTTTCTGCTGTCGACCTTTTGCAGAAGTACAGGAAGGAGAGAGATGAACTGCAGGTGGAGCGTGACGATGCACTCAATATAGCTGAGGCGCTGAGGGAACAGCACTCAAACGGGTCCTCGACTACATCTGCATCTGTATTATTTGCTGAATTTTATTTTCATGAAATCGAAGAAGCAACTCGGCGTTTTGACCCAGCCTTGAAAATTGGAGAAGGCGGTTATGGAAGCATTTACCGAGGCCTCCTTCGCCACACTCATGTAGCAATAAAGATGCTGCACCCTCATAGCTCGCAAGGGCCCTCAGAGTTCCAACAGGAG GTCAATATTTTAAGCAAGTTGAGGCATCCAAATATTGTCACACTtataggagcgtgtccagaagcATGGGCTCTTGTATACGAGTATCTTCCCAACGGAAGCCTGGAAGATCGTCTTACCTGCAAGGATAACACGCCTCCACTGTCGTGGCAAACTAGAATTCGTGTTGCATCAGAGCTTTGCTCTGCTCTCATCTTCCTCCATTCCTGCACCGCTCGGGGCATAATTCATGGTGATCTAAAACCAGCAAATATCTTGCTTGATGCAAACTTTGTGAGCAAGCTTAGTGACTTTGGAATTTGTCGAGTTCTCCCAGAAGACGAATTTTCGGAAAAAAGTACTTCACTTTGTTACAGAACTGACCCAAAAGGGACATTTGCATATTTGGACCCTGAATTCCTCGATACAGGAGAGCTTACTCCAAAGTCTGATGTTTATTCATTTGGGATTATATTACTTAGGCTGTTGACTGGGAGGCCTGCATTGGGAATAAACAATGAAGTCCAATATGCATTAGATAAAGGAAATTTGAAAGATCTGCTGGATCCAACTGCTGGAGACTGGCCGTTTGTGCAAGCCAAGCAGTTGGCTCACTTAGCTATGAATTGTTGTGAGAAGAACAGGAGGCTTCGCCCTGAACTTTCTTCAGAGGTGTGGAAGGTGCTTGAACCAATGAGAGCTTCATGTGGAGCATCATCTTTTAGGATGAGTTCTGAAGAGCGTTGTGAAATTCCATCCTATTTTATTTGTCCAATATTTCAG
- the LOC107827584 gene encoding U-box domain-containing protein 33 isoform X1, giving the protein MALESPVPEIRQSPVRYPEVDLSGLNLNEEIESPLTPPARVADDMIYVAVGKDLKESEPTLKWALHKSGGRRICILHVHTPAQKIPMMGTKFNIDQLDVHQVRAYHEKERQDMHKILEKYILICGRAGVRADKLVVEMDSIETGIVELVSQRGIGKLVMGAAANKCYSKKMTDLRSKKAIYVRLQAPTFCCIWFVCKGNLIYTRESESERPNTDSVSPPIPVSPENDTVLRSRSVTEGYNEQVGLRGPFNEYRRVASDNHRIIFSGPPSGGTLRANFPSMSSDRSPSVASRFSSSSYGEMVGDSPTISLARTEGNETAIDSSTLHHFILGHHQPSSPSIQAESLNDEPAGSMNDELLDRLDQYVAEAEDARREAFEESIKRRKAEKDAIEARRRAKASETIYADELRQRRDIEEALAKSKEEANQMKSKLNKMLADLQAAQAQTSSLERQLLNSDTTVQELEQKMFSAVDLLQKYRKERDELQVERDDALNIAEALREQHSNGSSTTSASVLFAEFYFHEIEEATRRFDPALKIGEGGYGSIYRGLLRHTHVAIKMLHPHSSQGPSEFQQEVNILSKLRHPNIVTLIGACPEAWALVYEYLPNGSLEDRLTCKDNTPPLSWQTRIRVASELCSALIFLHSCTARGIIHGDLKPANILLDANFVSKLSDFGICRVLPEDEFSEKSTSLCYRTDPKGTFAYLDPEFLDTGELTPKSDVYSFGIILLRLLTGRPALGINNEVQYALDKGNLKDLLDPTAGDWPFVQAKQLAHLAMNCCEKNRRLRPELSSEVWKVLEPMRASCGASSFRMSSEERCEIPSYFICPIFQETMQDPVVAADGFTYEAEALRGWLDSGHDTSPMTNLALSNTNLVPNHALRSAIQEWLQQH; this is encoded by the exons ATGGCATTGGAGAGTCCAGTACCCGAAATCCGACAGAGTCCGGTAAGGTACCCGGAAGTTGATTTGTCGGGTCTGAATTTGAATGAGGAAATTGAAAGTCCATTAACGCCGCCGGCGAGAGTGGCCGACGATATGATATATGTCGCCGTCGGGAAAGACTTGAAGGAGAGCGAACCTACTCTGAAGTGGGCTTTGCACAAATCCGGTGGAAGGAGAATTTGCATTCTTCATGTTCATACTCCAGCTCAGAAGATACCCATGA TGGGTACAAAGTTTAACATAGATCAGTTGGATGTGCATCAAGTCAGAGCATACcatgagaaggaaaggcaagacaTGCACaagattttggaaaaatacatTCTGATCTGTGGACGAGCTGGG GTTCGAGCTGATAAACTAGTTGTTGAAATGGATTCAATTGAGACGGGCATAGTCGAGCTTGTATCGCAGCGTGGTATAGGGAAGCTTGTTATGGGAGCTGCCGCAAACAAGTGCTATTCAAA GAAAATGACTGACCTTAGGTCGAAGAAAGCCATCTATGTGCGGTTACAAGCACCCACATTCTGTTGCATCTGGTTTGTATGCAAAGGGAACCTCATTTATACAAG AGAAAGTGAGTCAGAGAGACCTAATACGGACAGTGTGTCACCGCCAATTCCAGTAAGTCCCGAAAATGATACTGTTCTAAGATCAAGATCTGTTACAGAGGGTTACAACGAACAAGTAGGGCTCAGGGGCCCTTTCAACGAATATCGGAGAGTTGCTTCTGACAATCACAGGATAATCTTCTCTGGACCTCCCTCTGGTGGGACTTTACGGGCTAATTTTCCAAGCATGAGTTCAGATAGAAGTCCCTCAGTGGCTTCACGGTTTTCATCAAGTTCATATGGTGAAATGGTTGGTGATTCACCAACAATTTCCCTTGCAAGAACTGAAGGGAATGAGACTGCAATTGACTCATCCACACTGCACCACTTCATTCTTGGTCATCATCAGCCATCTTCTCCAAGTATA CAGGCAGAGAGTTTAAATGATGAGCCAGCTGGAAGCATGAATGATGAACTATTGGATAGACTTGATCAGTATGTCGCGGAGGCAGAAGATGCAAGGCGAGAAGCTTTTGAAGAATCAATCAAGCGTAGGAAAGCAGAGAAGGATGCAATCGAGGCTAGACGAAGG GCAAAAGCATCAGAAACAATCTATGCCGATGAGTTGAGGCAGAGAAGAGACATAGAGGAAGCACTTGCAAAAAGCAAGGAAGAAGCTAATcaaatgaaatcaaagctaaataAAATGTTGGCAGATCTGCAGGCAGCTCAAGCACAGACATCTTCGCTGGAGCGCCAACTCTTAAATTCTGACACAACggtgcaagagttggaacagaaAATGTTTTCTGCTGTCGACCTTTTGCAGAAGTACAGGAAGGAGAGAGATGAACTGCAGGTGGAGCGTGACGATGCACTCAATATAGCTGAGGCGCTGAGGGAACAGCACTCAAACGGGTCCTCGACTACATCTGCATCTGTATTATTTGCTGAATTTTATTTTCATGAAATCGAAGAAGCAACTCGGCGTTTTGACCCAGCCTTGAAAATTGGAGAAGGCGGTTATGGAAGCATTTACCGAGGCCTCCTTCGCCACACTCATGTAGCAATAAAGATGCTGCACCCTCATAGCTCGCAAGGGCCCTCAGAGTTCCAACAGGAG GTCAATATTTTAAGCAAGTTGAGGCATCCAAATATTGTCACACTtataggagcgtgtccagaagcATGGGCTCTTGTATACGAGTATCTTCCCAACGGAAGCCTGGAAGATCGTCTTACCTGCAAGGATAACACGCCTCCACTGTCGTGGCAAACTAGAATTCGTGTTGCATCAGAGCTTTGCTCTGCTCTCATCTTCCTCCATTCCTGCACCGCTCGGGGCATAATTCATGGTGATCTAAAACCAGCAAATATCTTGCTTGATGCAAACTTTGTGAGCAAGCTTAGTGACTTTGGAATTTGTCGAGTTCTCCCAGAAGACGAATTTTCGGAAAAAAGTACTTCACTTTGTTACAGAACTGACCCAAAAGGGACATTTGCATATTTGGACCCTGAATTCCTCGATACAGGAGAGCTTACTCCAAAGTCTGATGTTTATTCATTTGGGATTATATTACTTAGGCTGTTGACTGGGAGGCCTGCATTGGGAATAAACAATGAAGTCCAATATGCATTAGATAAAGGAAATTTGAAAGATCTGCTGGATCCAACTGCTGGAGACTGGCCGTTTGTGCAAGCCAAGCAGTTGGCTCACTTAGCTATGAATTGTTGTGAGAAGAACAGGAGGCTTCGCCCTGAACTTTCTTCAGAGGTGTGGAAGGTGCTTGAACCAATGAGAGCTTCATGTGGAGCATCATCTTTTAGGATGAGTTCTGAAGAGCGTTGTGAAATTCCATCCTATTTTATTTGTCCAATATTTCAG